One window of the Osmerus mordax isolate fOsmMor3 chromosome 2, fOsmMor3.pri, whole genome shotgun sequence genome contains the following:
- the vgll3 gene encoding transcription cofactor vestigial-like protein 3 isoform X1: protein MSCLDVMYHQSYGSHYLPATPAAAAAAYKAAYYHHHHHHQQQQKKLSAYSKMQECVEQQSFGRQRAGRTAGEQGVRRGLEGPGAGTGAGAGTGAGTGAGAGPGKDSHPPEYLSSRCVLFTYFHGDIGDVVDEHFSRALSQPSAFSGETKPTRTHTAPASASIWKDGLSLSDGQCSSFPSSVWSTAYPSQPSPCLPSVSVSIHPDFSPSPAAFHAPDGALWAGPALSQASLPPQASLPDAWSYSLSPQTSANYPHVHEVYPHPHQHPHPHTHVHSRHPHPMLHSHPGHGPALDPRFSPLLLPRVRPQSHSSAHSPGSHSSPHGGALKTELDPSSPSPAPAPSTWPSTLHGALDVYDSVVEQDKVKGSIWF from the exons ATGAGTTGTCTAGATGTGATGTATCACCAGAGCTATGGCTCGCACTATCTCCCAGCGACTCCAGCGGCGGCAGCGGCAGCCTACAAAGCGGCGTactatcaccaccaccaccatcaccaacagCAACAG aAGAAGCTGAGTGCGTACAGTAAGATGCAAGAATGTGTGGAACAGCAGTCTTTTGGGAGGCAGCGTGCTGGCCGAACGGCCGGGGAGCAAGGGGTCCGGAGGGGCCTTGAGGgaccaggggctgggacaggggctggggctgggacaggggctgggacaggggctggggctgggccaggGAAGGACAGCCACCCTCCGGAGTACCTGAGCTCCAGGTGTGTCCTGTTCACCTACTTCCATGGAGACATCGGAGACGTGGTGGACGAACATTTCTCCCGTGCTCTGAGCCAACCCAGCGCCTTCAGCGGGGAAACCAAGCCCACCAGGACCCACACAGCACCAGCGTCAGCAAGCATCTGGAAAG ATGGCTTGTCTCTCTCGGACGGCCAGTGcagctccttcccctcctctgtgtggaGTACTGCTTAtccctcccagcccagcccctgcctcccctccgtctccgtctccatccatccagactTCTCCCCCAGTCCCGCTGCCTTCCACGCCCCAGACGGGGCACTCTGGGcaggccctgctctctcccaggCCAGCCTACCCCCTCAGGCCTCCCTCCCCGATGCCTGGTCTTACAGCCTCAGCCCTCAGACTTCTGCAAACTACCCACACGTCCACGAGGTCTACCCCCATCCCCACCAacatccccacccccacacgcacgtgcacagcCGTCACCCCCACCCGATGTTACACTCTCACCCAGGCCATGGCCCAGCCCTGGACCCCAGATTCAGCCCGCTGTTGTTGCCCAGAGTTCGTCCCCAGAGCCATAGCTCAGCCCACAGTCCTGGATCCCACAGCTCACCTCACGGGGGGGCTCTGAAGACTGAGCTGGACCCAAgcagccccagccctgccccagccccctccacttgGCCCTCGACCCTCCATGGAGCCCTGGATGTCTACGATTCAG TTGTGGAGCAAGATAAAGTGAAGGGCTCAATTTGGTTCTAA
- the vgll3 gene encoding transcription cofactor vestigial-like protein 3 isoform X2 yields the protein MSCLDVMYHQSYGSHYLPATPAAAAAAYKAAYYHHHHHHQQQQKLSAYSKMQECVEQQSFGRQRAGRTAGEQGVRRGLEGPGAGTGAGAGTGAGTGAGAGPGKDSHPPEYLSSRCVLFTYFHGDIGDVVDEHFSRALSQPSAFSGETKPTRTHTAPASASIWKDGLSLSDGQCSSFPSSVWSTAYPSQPSPCLPSVSVSIHPDFSPSPAAFHAPDGALWAGPALSQASLPPQASLPDAWSYSLSPQTSANYPHVHEVYPHPHQHPHPHTHVHSRHPHPMLHSHPGHGPALDPRFSPLLLPRVRPQSHSSAHSPGSHSSPHGGALKTELDPSSPSPAPAPSTWPSTLHGALDVYDSVVEQDKVKGSIWF from the exons ATGAGTTGTCTAGATGTGATGTATCACCAGAGCTATGGCTCGCACTATCTCCCAGCGACTCCAGCGGCGGCAGCGGCAGCCTACAAAGCGGCGTactatcaccaccaccaccatcaccaacagCAACAG AAGCTGAGTGCGTACAGTAAGATGCAAGAATGTGTGGAACAGCAGTCTTTTGGGAGGCAGCGTGCTGGCCGAACGGCCGGGGAGCAAGGGGTCCGGAGGGGCCTTGAGGgaccaggggctgggacaggggctggggctgggacaggggctgggacaggggctggggctgggccaggGAAGGACAGCCACCCTCCGGAGTACCTGAGCTCCAGGTGTGTCCTGTTCACCTACTTCCATGGAGACATCGGAGACGTGGTGGACGAACATTTCTCCCGTGCTCTGAGCCAACCCAGCGCCTTCAGCGGGGAAACCAAGCCCACCAGGACCCACACAGCACCAGCGTCAGCAAGCATCTGGAAAG ATGGCTTGTCTCTCTCGGACGGCCAGTGcagctccttcccctcctctgtgtggaGTACTGCTTAtccctcccagcccagcccctgcctcccctccgtctccgtctccatccatccagactTCTCCCCCAGTCCCGCTGCCTTCCACGCCCCAGACGGGGCACTCTGGGcaggccctgctctctcccaggCCAGCCTACCCCCTCAGGCCTCCCTCCCCGATGCCTGGTCTTACAGCCTCAGCCCTCAGACTTCTGCAAACTACCCACACGTCCACGAGGTCTACCCCCATCCCCACCAacatccccacccccacacgcacgtgcacagcCGTCACCCCCACCCGATGTTACACTCTCACCCAGGCCATGGCCCAGCCCTGGACCCCAGATTCAGCCCGCTGTTGTTGCCCAGAGTTCGTCCCCAGAGCCATAGCTCAGCCCACAGTCCTGGATCCCACAGCTCACCTCACGGGGGGGCTCTGAAGACTGAGCTGGACCCAAgcagccccagccctgccccagccccctccacttgGCCCTCGACCCTCCATGGAGCCCTGGATGTCTACGATTCAG TTGTGGAGCAAGATAAAGTGAAGGGCTCAATTTGGTTCTAA